One region of Alcanivorax sediminis genomic DNA includes:
- a CDS encoding MFS transporter, with translation MKKGLLSLVASRRFGPFFFTQFLGAFNDNVFRQALILLIASGVVSTVSVNTLNNMALALFIVPFFLFSALAGQVADKYDKASLVRKIKFAEICIMAVAAVGFYFDAVYFLLGVLFCMGLQSTFFGPIKYSIIPQHLDDRELVSGNALVEMGTFLAILLGSISGVLLKMDGAGDGVVATAVVSLAVLGYLAARGIPSAPAADSGLKLNWNLFKETWHIVGYAREVKSVWMCVLGISWFWFLGAAYTTQLKVYVDDYLFGTEGLYALLLGTFSIGIGLGSFLCEKLSGKQVELGLVPLGSIGLSLFGIDLFFSYAGLAGQARAVELVGISGFLQQPAGYRVLLDLLGIGVFGGFYIVPLFAFIQHRSNPHHLARIIAANNILNALLMVLSAAAGIVFVGLLEFSVPEFFLALAIANVVVASYIYTVVPEFLIRLLVWMLTHTMYRVKHEGMDNIPDEGPCVLVCNHVSYVDALLLAGAIRRPVRFVMFKPIYDMPLLNYIFRTGKTIPIDSKTRNPEIYERAFVRIREELDAGEVVCIFPEGKLTQDGEVDEFKAGIEKIIATTPVPVIPMALSGLWGSFFSHKDGPALTRAPKRFWSRIKLSVGQAVAPEAVVAEDLRNRVLAMRERP, from the coding sequence ATGAAGAAAGGGTTGCTCTCATTAGTCGCGTCCCGCCGTTTCGGGCCGTTCTTTTTTACCCAGTTCCTGGGCGCCTTTAACGACAATGTGTTTCGTCAGGCACTGATTCTGCTGATCGCCTCGGGAGTGGTCAGCACGGTGAGCGTCAACACCCTGAACAATATGGCGCTGGCCTTGTTTATTGTGCCCTTCTTCCTGTTCTCGGCGCTGGCTGGGCAAGTAGCGGATAAATATGACAAGGCCTCGCTGGTGCGAAAGATCAAGTTTGCCGAGATCTGCATCATGGCAGTGGCGGCGGTGGGGTTCTATTTCGATGCCGTTTACTTCCTGCTTGGCGTTCTGTTTTGCATGGGGCTTCAGTCCACCTTCTTCGGCCCGATCAAATACTCCATCATTCCCCAGCATCTTGATGACCGGGAACTGGTTTCAGGCAATGCACTGGTGGAAATGGGAACCTTTCTGGCGATTTTGCTCGGTTCCATTTCCGGTGTGTTGCTGAAGATGGACGGCGCGGGGGATGGTGTGGTCGCCACGGCGGTGGTGAGCCTGGCGGTATTGGGTTATCTGGCAGCAAGGGGGATACCCTCAGCACCAGCGGCGGACAGTGGCCTCAAGCTGAACTGGAACCTGTTCAAGGAAACCTGGCACATCGTCGGTTACGCCCGGGAAGTGAAATCGGTCTGGATGTGTGTACTGGGCATTTCCTGGTTCTGGTTCCTGGGCGCGGCCTACACCACGCAGCTCAAGGTCTATGTGGATGACTACCTGTTCGGGACCGAAGGCCTTTATGCCCTGTTACTGGGAACGTTCTCCATTGGCATCGGGCTGGGCTCGTTTCTGTGTGAAAAGCTGTCGGGCAAGCAGGTGGAACTGGGCCTGGTACCGCTGGGCTCTATTGGCTTGAGCCTGTTTGGTATCGATCTGTTCTTCTCCTACGCCGGATTGGCAGGCCAGGCTCGGGCTGTGGAGCTGGTGGGTATCTCCGGCTTCCTGCAGCAGCCGGCTGGCTATCGGGTTCTGTTGGATCTGCTCGGGATTGGCGTGTTTGGCGGCTTCTATATCGTGCCGCTGTTCGCCTTTATCCAGCACCGTTCCAACCCTCATCATCTGGCCCGGATCATTGCGGCCAATAACATCCTCAATGCCTTGCTGATGGTATTGTCAGCAGCGGCCGGCATCGTCTTTGTCGGCCTGCTGGAGTTCTCCGTGCCGGAATTCTTCCTGGCCCTGGCCATCGCCAATGTGGTGGTCGCGAGCTACATCTATACCGTGGTGCCGGAATTCCTGATTCGCCTGCTGGTGTGGATGCTGACCCACACCATGTATCGGGTGAAGCATGAGGGCATGGATAACATTCCGGATGAGGGCCCCTGCGTGCTGGTGTGCAACCATGTGAGCTATGTGGACGCCCTGTTGTTGGCCGGTGCCATTCGCCGCCCGGTGCGTTTTGTCATGTTCAAACCTATCTATGACATGCCGCTGCTGAACTATATCTTCCGTACCGGCAAGACCATCCCGATTGATTCCAAAACCCGCAATCCGGAAATCTACGAGCGGGCGTTTGTGCGTATCCGTGAGGAACTGGACGCCGGGGAAGTGGTGTGTATTTTCCCGGAGGGCAAGCTCACCCAGGATGGCGAGGTGGATGAATTCAAGGCGGGTATCGAGAAGATCATTGCCACAACCCCCGTGCCGGTGATCCCCATGGCGCTGTCTGGCCTGTGGGGAAGTTTCTTCAGTCACAAGGATGGCCCTGCCCTCACCCGCGCCCCGAAACGGTTCTGGTCACGAATCAAGTTGTCGGTGGGCCAGGCGGTGGCGCCAGAGGCTGTGGTAGCAGAGGATCTGCGTAACCGGGTGCTGGCCATGCGTGAGCGCCCATGA
- a CDS encoding TetR/AcrR family transcriptional regulator, with translation MARRNQHSREELRGLAIQAVRDLVVEHGLEKLSVRKVADRIGYTAGMLYHVFSNLDDLILNANADTLAQLLDAMTEPADRSARDQLHHMAAVYVAMAREQTALWKMVFMHQMQNAAEVPGWYLEKTAALFARVEHSMAQLAGGQSHEQIHLAARTLWGSVHGIAVLAADDKLVVAGDVNEQAMIESLLQHYLNSWAGE, from the coding sequence GTGGCTCGTCGTAATCAACACAGTCGTGAAGAACTTCGGGGCCTGGCGATTCAGGCAGTACGGGACCTGGTGGTGGAACACGGGCTGGAAAAGCTGAGTGTACGCAAGGTGGCCGATCGCATCGGTTACACCGCGGGCATGCTTTACCATGTGTTCAGCAATCTGGATGATCTGATCCTGAATGCCAACGCGGATACGCTGGCCCAGCTACTGGATGCCATGACCGAACCTGCAGACCGGTCAGCACGAGACCAGCTGCACCATATGGCCGCCGTCTATGTGGCCATGGCCCGCGAGCAGACGGCACTGTGGAAGATGGTGTTCATGCATCAGATGCAGAATGCGGCGGAGGTCCCCGGCTGGTATCTGGAAAAGACTGCGGCGCTGTTCGCCCGGGTAGAACACAGCATGGCACAGCTGGCGGGGGGGCAAAGCCATGAACAGATTCACCTTGCTGCCAGAACCCTGTGGGGCAGCGTTCACGGCATTGCCGTTCTGGCGGCAGATGACAAGCTGGTGGTGGCCGGGGATGTGAATGAGCAGGCGATGATTGAGTCGTTGTTGCAGCATTATCTCAATAGCTGGGCGGGGGAATAA
- a CDS encoding PspA/IM30 family protein, translating to MATAWNKLKTLMRGQTRVSMEQIVNANDMLLLDQQLYETEQALRDARRQLARLMAEEKINQRRNAELLASVRHYEDGARQAMATDNEALALDIGKRLAELEQQQTRLARQSVTLEQQKTEFQCFIKQAADKLKTLRQEQSLARTQEALFGQARQRDNEHRGLAQRLSDSQQTLQQIQQRQEECRLLWQSEVQLGADMGASTGDSLDQRMAEAGIGDSQTRRAEEILAGLREAKA from the coding sequence ATGGCTACTGCATGGAATAAATTGAAGACATTGATGCGCGGGCAGACGCGCGTGAGCATGGAACAGATCGTCAATGCCAACGACATGTTGCTGCTGGATCAGCAGCTCTACGAAACCGAACAGGCCCTGCGCGATGCCAGGCGTCAGTTGGCCCGATTGATGGCGGAGGAAAAGATCAATCAACGTCGTAATGCCGAGTTGCTGGCCAGTGTCCGCCATTATGAGGATGGAGCCCGCCAGGCGATGGCGACAGATAACGAGGCGCTTGCCCTGGATATTGGCAAGCGTCTGGCCGAGCTGGAGCAGCAGCAAACCCGCCTCGCACGGCAGAGTGTGACGCTGGAGCAGCAGAAGACGGAATTTCAGTGTTTTATCAAACAGGCCGCCGACAAATTGAAAACGCTTCGCCAGGAGCAGTCTCTTGCACGGACCCAGGAAGCGCTATTCGGACAGGCCCGTCAAAGAGACAATGAGCACCGTGGTCTGGCGCAGCGACTCAGTGACAGCCAACAGACGCTACAACAGATTCAGCAACGGCAGGAAGAATGTCGGCTGTTGTGGCAAAGTGAGGTGCAGCTGGGGGCCGACATGGGCGCATCCACGGGGGACAGTCTGGATCAGCGTATGGCGGAGGCCGGTATAGGCGACAGCCAGACCCGCCGGGCAGAAGAGATACTGGCGGGGCTGCGCGAAGCAAAAGCGTAG
- a CDS encoding YiaA/YiaB family inner membrane protein — protein MDESTIQRHSSGWLFYVKASFAISLGLMVLGIVWLPTDLWIKGYLVMGCMFVVGSTITLAKTLRDDHEARRLINRISDAKTERLLKEYTD, from the coding sequence ATGGACGAAAGTACGATCCAGCGCCATTCCAGCGGATGGCTGTTCTATGTAAAGGCGTCCTTCGCCATCAGTCTCGGCTTGATGGTACTGGGCATTGTCTGGCTGCCCACGGACTTGTGGATCAAGGGGTATCTGGTGATGGGCTGCATGTTCGTGGTGGGTTCCACCATCACCCTGGCCAAGACCCTGCGTGATGACCACGAGGCGCGGCGGCTGATCAACCGGATCAGTGATGCCAAGACCGAACGGTTGTTGAAGGAATATACGGACTAA
- a CDS encoding acyltransferase — protein MTEDDYREQHKQRLAYMPWLYGRLKPKHLAWAAPWQAGIQQRLSQLETVHFGEHCFVAPQAVLLAEPGRDIIVGDGSQIAADCVIHGPVSLGSRVSINHHVSLDGGASGIHIGDDSRIAAYCTLYAFNHGMAADRTVREQPVTSRGIHIGRDVWVGARAGIVDGVTIGDHAVVGMGAVVTRDVPAWTIVAGNPARPIGRRPGAPEQAET, from the coding sequence ATGACCGAAGACGATTACCGCGAACAACACAAACAGCGCCTTGCCTACATGCCATGGCTGTACGGACGGTTGAAGCCGAAACACCTGGCCTGGGCCGCGCCGTGGCAAGCCGGGATTCAGCAGCGGCTCAGTCAGCTGGAGACGGTACATTTTGGCGAGCACTGCTTTGTGGCGCCGCAGGCCGTTCTGTTGGCTGAACCGGGTCGCGACATTATCGTGGGTGATGGCAGCCAGATCGCCGCAGATTGCGTTATTCATGGTCCAGTCAGTCTGGGTTCCCGGGTCAGCATCAATCACCATGTGAGCCTGGATGGCGGTGCCAGCGGCATCCATATTGGTGATGACAGCCGCATTGCCGCTTACTGCACCCTCTATGCCTTCAATCACGGCATGGCGGCGGATCGCACGGTGCGCGAGCAGCCGGTGACCTCCCGGGGAATCCATATTGGTCGTGATGTCTGGGTTGGCGCCCGCGCGGGCATCGTCGATGGGGTGACCATCGGGGATCATGCCGTAGTGGGCATGGGGGCAGTGGTCACCCGGGATGTACCGGCCTGGACCATCGTGGCGGGCAACCCTGCCCGGCCCATCGGGCGTCGCCCCGGGGCTCCTGAACAGGCTGAGACATAA
- a CDS encoding DUF4197 domain-containing protein, whose amino-acid sequence MKKLLPIVPLSLGLVLAGCQNMEAVMPWVSMGNNMAKSAGYNTDEKLAAGIKEALVKGTDAAAAQLSQEGAMNLQLPQAAQPIANTLRQFGMGSYVDKVETAMNRGAEKAVAAGAPVFKNAINAMSVDDALGIIQGDDTAATTYFRGETETSLRQRFQPIVEENLQKTGFYDQYKTFLAAYDKLPLTDKPSLDLEGYVIDNSMDQLYTRIGEQETLIRNNPMQQGSALIGAVFGGNSQPAQ is encoded by the coding sequence GTGAAGAAACTTCTGCCGATCGTCCCTCTCTCGCTGGGCCTGGTGCTGGCCGGCTGTCAGAACATGGAAGCCGTGATGCCCTGGGTGAGCATGGGTAACAATATGGCCAAGAGTGCCGGCTACAACACCGATGAGAAGCTGGCTGCCGGGATCAAGGAAGCGCTGGTGAAGGGCACTGATGCTGCAGCCGCCCAGCTGTCACAGGAAGGCGCCATGAACCTGCAACTGCCGCAGGCCGCACAGCCCATCGCCAACACCCTGCGCCAGTTCGGCATGGGCAGCTATGTGGACAAGGTAGAAACCGCCATGAACCGTGGTGCCGAAAAGGCCGTAGCCGCGGGTGCCCCGGTCTTCAAGAATGCCATCAACGCCATGAGTGTGGATGATGCACTGGGCATCATTCAGGGCGACGACACTGCAGCCACCACCTACTTCCGGGGCGAGACCGAAACCAGCCTGCGCCAGCGCTTCCAGCCCATCGTGGAAGAGAACCTCCAGAAGACCGGCTTCTACGACCAGTACAAGACGTTCCTTGCCGCCTACGATAAGTTACCACTCACTGACAAACCCAGCCTGGACCTGGAAGGGTATGTGATCGACAACAGCATGGACCAGCTCTACACCCGCATTGGCGAGCAGGAAACCCTGATCCGCAACAACCCCATGCAGCAGGGCAGCGCCCTGATCGGTGCGGTGTTCGGCGGGAACAGCCAACCGGCTCAGTAA